In Corallococcus caeni, the following are encoded in one genomic region:
- a CDS encoding sterol desaturase family protein: protein METRPVPRQVQAFREEYRARSIGPGYRGQAHFAFTSLVCLGGIALALSRVEAPRLWELLGVPAVIALANTVEFLGHRGPMHHRTRGLGLVFERHTAQHHRFFTHEAMTYESPRDFKMVLFPPVLLLFFLGAIAAPLGALCFLLISPNAGWLFIATALGYYLAYEWVHFATHLPSNHWSARLPGISFLRSHHQVHHEPSKMGRHNFNITFPLGDGLFGTRWRAPLDEEQGR, encoded by the coding sequence ATGGAAACGCGCCCCGTCCCCCGTCAGGTCCAGGCCTTCCGTGAGGAGTACCGGGCCCGGAGCATCGGGCCGGGCTACCGGGGCCAGGCCCACTTCGCCTTCACCAGCCTCGTCTGTCTGGGGGGAATCGCCCTGGCGCTGAGCCGGGTGGAGGCCCCCCGCCTCTGGGAGCTGCTCGGGGTCCCCGCGGTCATCGCCCTCGCGAACACGGTCGAGTTCCTCGGCCACCGGGGCCCGATGCACCACCGCACCAGGGGACTGGGGCTCGTCTTCGAACGGCACACCGCCCAGCACCACCGCTTCTTCACCCACGAGGCGATGACCTACGAGTCCCCCCGGGACTTCAAGATGGTGCTCTTCCCTCCGGTCCTGCTCCTCTTCTTCCTGGGAGCCATCGCCGCGCCGCTGGGAGCGCTCTGCTTCCTGCTGATTTCCCCCAACGCGGGCTGGCTCTTCATCGCCACGGCGCTCGGCTACTACCTCGCGTACGAGTGGGTGCACTTCGCCACGCACCTGCCGAGCAACCATTGGAGCGCCAGGCTGCCCGGCATCTCGTTTCTCCGAAGCCACCATCAGGTGCACCACGAGCCCAGCAAGATGGGGCGCCACAACTTCAACATCACCTTTCCCCTCGGAGACGGGCTCTTCGGGACACGCTGGCGCGCCCCGCTGGATGAGGAGCAGGGGAGGTGA